From the genome of bacterium, one region includes:
- the ftsW gene encoding putative lipid II flippase FtsW, which yields MPYHYKINSHLSLFLITILLTVFGLVMVYSASAILAQEWVGDSYYFLKKQLWGAFIGIILCLVIGSINYKAMQKLVKSIVIVGLIFLVITLIPELSREAGGARRWFKLGFLTFSPLEFVKLIAIIFVANFLSRKEEAMSSFSKGVLPILLFLSILSGLILFQRSLGTVVIIGLVVFSMLFIGGARFTHILGTILLMLPFIYNLVYHVDYRKRRILAFLNPWGDPLDRGYHIIQSYLALGAGGLFGKGLGESKQKLFYLPTPHTDFIFSIIGEEIGFLGTVSVVVFFVIFTWLGLRIAASTSDLFGKYLAFGVTALISIQALLNMGVVTGIFPTTGVPLPFISFGGSSLVAAMGGVGLLISISKENKKALS from the coding sequence AAGATTAACTCTCATTTAAGTCTATTCTTGATAACCATTTTGTTGACAGTCTTTGGCTTGGTGATGGTGTATAGTGCCAGTGCTATTTTAGCACAGGAATGGGTAGGAGATAGTTATTATTTTTTAAAAAAACAACTCTGGGGTGCCTTTATCGGGATAATCTTATGTTTGGTAATAGGAAGCATTAATTATAAAGCTATGCAGAAATTAGTTAAATCTATAGTAATAGTAGGATTAATATTCTTAGTGATTACTTTAATTCCTGAACTTAGTCGAGAAGCCGGAGGAGCAAGACGTTGGTTTAAATTAGGATTTCTTACTTTTTCTCCTCTTGAATTTGTAAAATTAATAGCCATTATTTTTGTAGCTAATTTTTTAAGTCGCAAGGAAGAAGCAATGAGCAGCTTTTCAAAAGGGGTTTTACCCATCTTGCTATTTTTAAGTATTCTATCTGGCTTAATCTTGTTCCAACGAAGCTTAGGGACGGTGGTTATTATTGGATTAGTAGTCTTTAGCATGCTTTTTATAGGAGGAGCAAGGTTTACCCATATCTTAGGAACTATTTTGTTAATGCTTCCTTTTATTTATAACTTAGTTTATCACGTTGATTATAGAAAAAGAAGAATCTTAGCTTTCTTAAATCCATGGGGAGACCCATTAGATAGAGGTTATCATATTATTCAATCATACTTAGCTTTAGGCGCAGGAGGTCTTTTTGGAAAAGGATTAGGCGAGAGCAAGCAAAAATTATTTTATTTACCTACTCCTCACACTGATTTTATTTTCTCTATTATTGGGGAAGAGATAGGATTTTTAGGGACCGTGTCGGTGGTTGTTTTTTTTGTAATTTTTACTTGGTTGGGATTAAGAATTGCAGCTTCTACTTCTGACTTATTTGGAAAATACTTAGCTTTTGGAGTTACCGCTTTAATCTCTATTCAAGCCTTATTAAATATGGGTGTAGTAACAGGAATCTTCCCAACTACCGGTGTTCCTTTACCTTTTATTAGCTTTGGAGGATCTTCTCTCGTTGCTGCGATGGGAGGAGTAGGACTGTTAATTAGTATTTCTAAAGAGAATAAGAAAGCTCTTAGCTGA